In a genomic window of Pseudomonas putida:
- a CDS encoding SDR family oxidoreductase encodes MSAPSVLIAGCGDVGSRLAKQLLAAGWEVHGLRRDVSRLPEGVIGVAGDLFNKECPATWPIGAVDYLVYCAAATNHDEAGYRAAYVEGLQHVLEWLDDYGQAPSRLLFVSSSSVYGQQEGEWVDEASPAVATGFSGRLMLEAEQIALGSGIPASILRLTGIYGPGRERLLTQVREGYRVAVDPPLYANRIHADDAAGLMAYLLEADRRGVALDDVYIGVDDAPAALADVVGWMREYLGVTEWADEASVRRTGSKRCSNARARALGWEPKYPSFREGYAAILEGRC; translated from the coding sequence ATGTCCGCGCCTTCTGTTTTGATCGCCGGTTGCGGTGATGTTGGCAGCCGCCTGGCCAAGCAATTGTTGGCTGCAGGGTGGGAGGTCCATGGCCTGCGTCGGGACGTTTCCCGATTGCCCGAGGGGGTGATCGGTGTTGCAGGCGACCTGTTCAACAAGGAATGCCCGGCGACCTGGCCAATCGGTGCAGTGGATTACCTGGTGTATTGCGCGGCTGCCACTAACCATGACGAGGCTGGCTATCGCGCCGCTTATGTCGAGGGACTGCAGCATGTGCTGGAGTGGCTGGACGACTACGGGCAAGCACCCAGTCGTCTGTTGTTCGTTTCCAGCAGCAGTGTTTATGGGCAGCAGGAGGGCGAGTGGGTTGATGAGGCTTCGCCAGCTGTGGCTACCGGCTTTTCAGGGCGCTTGATGCTCGAAGCCGAGCAGATTGCGCTCGGTAGCGGCATTCCTGCCAGCATTTTGCGGTTGACCGGCATTTATGGTCCGGGCCGTGAGCGGCTACTGACTCAGGTGCGCGAGGGTTATCGCGTGGCGGTCGATCCGCCGCTGTATGCCAATCGAATTCACGCCGATGACGCTGCCGGGTTGATGGCGTATCTGCTTGAGGCGGATCGCCGGGGTGTAGCGCTGGATGATGTCTATATCGGTGTCGATGACGCGCCGGCCGCGCTGGCGGATGTGGTGGGCTGGATGCGCGAGTATTTGGGTGTGACCGAATGGGCGGACGAGGCCAGTGTGCGACGCACCGGGAGCAAGCGTTGCAGCAATGCCCGAGCCAGGGCTTTGGGATGGGAGCCGAAGTATCCGAGTTTCCGCGAGGGTTATGCGGCGATTCTTGAGGGGCGATGCTGA
- the exbB gene encoding tonB-system energizer ExbB yields the protein MTRNQTLASPTKRPRAWSAVAALLLSLMLAPVAAFADAQAPANAPATADHTAPAVTPVATDPAQAAPAQDATSENVPEVLEADNTLGMAHDLSPWGMYQNADVVVKSVMIGLAIASIITWTIWIAKGLELLGAKRRLRTEIVHLKKAATLKEASATATKPGTLANLLVHDALEEMHLSASAREKEGIKERVSFRLERLVAACGRNMSSGTGVLATIGSTAPFVGLFGTVWGIMNSFIGIAKTQTTNLAVVAPGIAEALLATALGLVAAIPAVVIYNVFARSIAGYKAQVSDASAEVLLLVSRDLDHQPERSSQPHMVKVG from the coding sequence ATGACACGCAACCAAACCCTCGCTTCGCCAACCAAACGACCTCGCGCCTGGAGCGCTGTGGCCGCCCTGCTTCTCAGCCTGATGCTGGCACCGGTTGCCGCTTTCGCTGACGCACAAGCACCCGCCAACGCGCCAGCCACCGCAGACCATACCGCCCCGGCTGTCACGCCTGTCGCTACCGACCCGGCCCAGGCAGCACCGGCTCAAGATGCCACTAGCGAAAACGTCCCTGAAGTCCTCGAAGCCGACAACACCCTGGGCATGGCCCATGACCTGTCGCCGTGGGGCATGTACCAGAACGCCGACGTCGTCGTGAAAAGCGTGATGATCGGCCTGGCCATCGCCTCGATCATCACCTGGACCATCTGGATCGCCAAGGGCCTTGAGCTGCTGGGCGCCAAGCGCCGCCTGCGCACCGAGATCGTCCACCTGAAAAAGGCCGCCACCCTCAAGGAAGCCAGCGCCACCGCCACCAAACCCGGCACCCTTGCCAATCTGCTGGTGCACGACGCGCTGGAGGAAATGCACCTGTCGGCCAGCGCCCGGGAAAAAGAAGGCATCAAGGAACGCGTCAGCTTCCGTCTTGAGCGCCTGGTCGCGGCCTGCGGTCGCAACATGAGCAGCGGCACTGGTGTGCTCGCCACCATTGGCTCTACCGCGCCGTTCGTCGGCCTGTTCGGTACCGTATGGGGCATCATGAACAGCTTCATCGGCATCGCCAAAACCCAGACCACCAACCTCGCCGTCGTGGCACCCGGCATCGCCGAAGCCCTGCTGGCGACCGCACTGGGTCTGGTGGCGGCGATTCCTGCGGTGGTGATCTACAACGTGTTTGCCCGCTCCATCGCCGGTTACAAGGCGCAAGTATCCGACGCGTCGGCAGAAGTCCTGCTGCTGGTCAGCCGTGACCTCGATCACCAGCCTGAGCGCAGCTCGCAACCGCACATGGTGAAAGTGGGGTAA
- the exbD gene encoding TonB system transport protein ExbD produces the protein MGLHLKEGADDDLSENHEINVTPFIDVMLVLLIIFMVAAPLATVDIKVDLPASTAKPAPRPEKPVFLSVKADQRLYLGDDEVKAEALGATLDAKTQGKKDTTIFFQADKGVDYGDLMSVMDKLRSAGYLKVGLVGLESAAKK, from the coding sequence ATGGGCCTGCATTTGAAAGAAGGGGCAGACGACGATCTGTCCGAGAACCACGAAATCAACGTTACGCCGTTCATTGACGTGATGCTGGTGCTGTTGATCATCTTCATGGTGGCGGCACCGCTGGCCACCGTGGACATCAAGGTCGACCTGCCCGCCTCCACCGCCAAACCGGCGCCACGGCCGGAGAAACCGGTGTTCCTCAGCGTCAAGGCTGACCAGCGTCTGTATCTGGGCGACGACGAAGTGAAGGCCGAAGCACTCGGCGCCACGCTCGACGCCAAAACCCAGGGCAAGAAAGACACGACAATCTTCTTCCAGGCCGATAAAGGCGTGGATTACGGCGACCTGATGAGCGTGATGGACAAACTGCGCTCGGCCGGTTACCTGAAGGTCGGTTTGGTTGGTCTCGAGTCGGCAGCCAAGAAATGA
- a CDS encoding energy transducer TonB family protein — translation MITTRHKLTRYSGSLAIVLGVHALAIALAVNWTARPPIELPPQAMMVELAPVPAPPPPAPPKVVTPPQPPAPVEELPIPKLAEAPKAEIAVPKPVKPKPKPQPPKPVEKKPEPPKEKPSEAKPSEAPPTPAPTEKSAAPDPGPSAAQVAAKASWEGTLLAHLQKYKKYPASAQARGKEGVNRLRFVVDAEGNVLSFELVGASGTADLDRATLDMIRRAQPLPKPPAHMLTNGSIEIVAPFVYKIERRR, via the coding sequence ATGATCACAACGCGCCATAAGCTGACGCGTTACAGCGGTAGCCTGGCCATTGTGCTGGGTGTTCACGCGCTGGCCATCGCGCTGGCCGTGAACTGGACCGCCCGCCCGCCCATCGAATTGCCACCCCAGGCAATGATGGTCGAGCTGGCACCGGTTCCGGCTCCGCCACCGCCTGCACCGCCGAAGGTCGTCACCCCACCGCAGCCACCGGCTCCGGTTGAAGAATTGCCGATTCCGAAATTGGCCGAAGCGCCGAAGGCCGAGATCGCCGTTCCGAAACCGGTCAAGCCCAAGCCCAAGCCGCAACCGCCCAAGCCTGTGGAGAAAAAGCCGGAGCCACCGAAGGAAAAACCTTCCGAGGCCAAACCGAGCGAAGCACCACCGACGCCGGCACCGACCGAGAAATCCGCGGCACCCGATCCGGGTCCTTCGGCTGCTCAAGTCGCTGCCAAGGCCAGCTGGGAAGGTACTCTGCTAGCGCACCTGCAGAAGTACAAAAAATACCCTGCCAGCGCACAGGCACGGGGCAAGGAAGGCGTGAACCGTCTGCGATTCGTGGTGGATGCCGAAGGTAATGTGCTGTCGTTCGAACTGGTGGGGGCCTCAGGCACGGCCGATCTGGACCGGGCCACTCTGGACATGATCCGTCGCGCCCAGCCGCTGCCAAAACCACCGGCACACATGCTCACCAACGGCTCCATCGAAATCGTCGCGCCGTTTGTCTACAAGATCGAACGCAGGCGTTAA
- a CDS encoding hydrogen peroxide-inducible genes activator — translation MTLTELRYIVTLAQEQHFGHAAERCHVSQPTLSVGVKKLEDELGVLIFERSKSAVRLTPVGEGIVAQAQKVLEQAQGIRELAQAGKNQLTAPLKVGAIYTVGPYLFPHLIPQLHRVAPQMPLYIEENFTHVLRDKLRNGELDAIIIALPFNEADVLTLQLYDEPFYVLMPAQHPWTQKESIDANLLNDKSLLLLGEGHCFRDQVLEACPTLTKGNDGAKHTTVESSSLETIRHMVASGLGISILPLSAVDSHHYAPGVIEVRPLSAPTPYRTVAIAWRASFPRPKAIEILADSIRLCSVAKPSAQVVAG, via the coding sequence ATGACTCTCACAGAATTACGCTACATCGTTACCCTCGCCCAAGAGCAGCATTTCGGCCACGCGGCCGAGCGTTGCCACGTCAGCCAGCCGACCCTGTCGGTGGGCGTGAAAAAGCTTGAAGACGAACTCGGTGTGCTGATTTTCGAGCGCAGCAAAAGCGCCGTGCGCCTGACCCCGGTCGGCGAAGGCATCGTGGCCCAGGCGCAAAAGGTGCTGGAACAGGCCCAGGGCATTCGCGAACTGGCCCAGGCCGGCAAGAACCAGCTGACCGCGCCGCTGAAAGTCGGTGCGATCTACACGGTTGGCCCCTATCTGTTTCCCCACCTGATTCCGCAACTGCACCGGGTCGCCCCGCAGATGCCGTTGTACATTGAAGAAAACTTCACCCACGTGCTGCGCGACAAACTGCGCAATGGCGAACTCGACGCGATCATCATCGCCCTGCCGTTCAACGAAGCCGACGTGCTGACGCTGCAGCTCTACGACGAGCCGTTCTACGTCCTGATGCCGGCCCAGCACCCGTGGACACAAAAGGAATCCATCGACGCCAACCTGCTCAACGACAAGAGCCTGTTGCTGCTGGGCGAAGGCCACTGCTTCCGCGACCAGGTGCTGGAAGCCTGCCCGACCCTGACCAAGGGCAATGACGGCGCCAAGCACACCACGGTGGAATCCAGCTCGCTGGAGACCATTCGCCACATGGTTGCATCGGGCCTTGGCATATCGATCCTGCCGTTGTCGGCGGTGGACAGTCATCACTATGCCCCCGGCGTGATCGAAGTCCGCCCGCTGTCGGCACCGACACCCTATCGCACGGTGGCGATCGCCTGGCGCGCCAGCTTCCCGCGGCCCAAGGCCATTGAAATCCTCGCTGACTCCATTCGCCTGTGCTCGGTGGCCAAGCCGTCCGCGCAGGTGGTGGCAGGTTAA
- the recG gene encoding ATP-dependent DNA helicase RecG: MTELSQVSVTALKGVGEAMAEKLARVGLENLQDVLFHLPLRYQDRTRVVPIGALRPGQDAVVEGTVSGADVVMGRRRSLVVRLQDGTGGLSLRFYHFSNAQKEGLKRGTRIRCYGEARPGASGLEIYHPEYRAISGDEPPPVDATLTPVYPLTEGLTQQRLRQLCMQTLTMLGPTSLPDWLPTELARDYQLAPLADAIRYLHNPPADADVDELALGHHWAQHRLAFEELLTHQLSQQRLRESMRSLRAPAMPKATQLPPKYLANLGFNPTGAQQRVGNEIAYDLSQHEPMLRLIQGDVGAGKTVVAALAALQALEAGYQVALMAPTEILAEQHFITFKRWLEPLGIEVAWLAGKLKGKNRAAALEQIAGGTPMVVGTHALFQDEVQFKNLALVIIDEQHRFGVQQRLALRQKGVGGRMCPHQLIMTATPIPRTLAMSAYADLDTSILDELPPGRTPVNTVLITDTRRVEVIERVRSACAEGRQAYWVCTLIEESEELTCQAAESTHEDLTAALGELKVGLIHGRMKPAEKAAVMAEFKAGHLQLLVATTVIEVGVDVPNASLMIIENPERLGLAQLHQLRGRVGRGSAASHCVLLYHPPLSQIGRQRLGIMRETNDGFVIAEKDLELRGPGEMLGTRQTGLLQFKVADLMRDADLLPAVRDAAQALLERWPDHVSPLLDRWLRHGQQYGQV, translated from the coding sequence ATGACGGAGTTGTCGCAGGTGTCGGTGACGGCACTCAAGGGTGTCGGCGAAGCCATGGCCGAAAAATTGGCCAGGGTCGGCCTGGAAAACCTCCAGGACGTGCTGTTTCACTTGCCGCTGCGCTATCAGGATCGCACCCGCGTGGTGCCGATCGGTGCGCTGCGCCCGGGCCAGGATGCCGTGGTCGAAGGCACGGTCAGCGGTGCCGACGTGGTGATGGGGCGGCGCCGCAGCCTGGTGGTGCGCCTGCAGGACGGCACCGGCGGGCTGAGCCTGCGCTTCTATCACTTCAGCAACGCGCAGAAGGAAGGCCTCAAGCGCGGCACGCGGATTCGCTGCTATGGCGAAGCGCGCCCCGGTGCTTCGGGGCTGGAAATCTACCACCCGGAATACCGCGCCATCTCCGGTGATGAACCCCCACCCGTGGACGCAACCCTGACTCCGGTGTACCCGCTCACCGAAGGCCTGACCCAGCAACGCCTGCGCCAACTGTGCATGCAGACCCTGACCATGCTCGGTCCCACCAGCCTGCCCGACTGGCTGCCGACCGAACTGGCCCGCGACTACCAATTGGCGCCACTAGCCGATGCGATCCGCTATCTGCACAACCCGCCTGCCGACGCCGACGTCGACGAATTGGCCCTCGGTCATCACTGGGCTCAGCATCGCCTGGCTTTCGAAGAATTGCTGACTCACCAACTGTCCCAGCAGCGCCTGCGCGAAAGCATGCGTTCGTTGCGCGCACCGGCCATGCCCAAAGCCACGCAGTTGCCGCCCAAATACCTGGCCAACCTGGGGTTCAACCCCACCGGTGCCCAGCAACGGGTGGGCAATGAAATCGCCTATGACCTGAGCCAGCACGAGCCCATGCTGCGGCTGATCCAGGGTGACGTCGGCGCGGGCAAAACCGTGGTCGCCGCCCTCGCCGCATTGCAGGCACTGGAGGCCGGCTATCAAGTAGCGCTGATGGCGCCCACCGAGATTCTCGCCGAGCAGCACTTCATCACCTTCAAGCGCTGGCTCGAACCGCTGGGCATTGAAGTGGCGTGGCTGGCCGGCAAGCTCAAGGGCAAGAACCGCGCCGCCGCGCTGGAGCAGATCGCTGGCGGCACACCGATGGTGGTGGGCACCCACGCGCTGTTTCAGGACGAAGTGCAATTCAAGAATCTGGCGCTGGTGATCATCGACGAACAGCATCGCTTCGGCGTGCAGCAGCGCCTGGCACTGCGCCAGAAAGGTGTTGGCGGGCGCATGTGCCCGCATCAGTTGATCATGACGGCCACGCCTATTCCGCGCACGCTGGCCATGAGCGCCTACGCTGACCTCGACACCTCGATCCTCGACGAACTCCCCCCTGGCCGGACCCCGGTCAACACCGTGCTGATCACCGACACCCGACGCGTCGAAGTCATCGAGCGGGTACGAAGCGCCTGCGCCGAAGGGCGCCAGGCCTACTGGGTTTGCACCCTGATCGAGGAGTCGGAGGAGCTGACCTGCCAGGCCGCCGAAAGCACCCATGAAGACCTGACTGCTGCGTTGGGCGAGTTGAAAGTCGGGCTGATCCACGGTCGCATGAAGCCAGCCGAGAAGGCTGCGGTCATGGCTGAATTCAAGGCCGGCCACCTGCAGCTGCTGGTGGCCACCACCGTGATCGAGGTCGGCGTGGATGTGCCCAACGCCAGCCTGATGATCATCGAAAACCCGGAACGCCTGGGGCTGGCGCAACTGCACCAGTTGCGCGGCCGCGTCGGACGGGGCAGCGCGGCCAGCCATTGCGTGCTGCTCTATCATCCGCCGCTGTCGCAGATCGGCCGCCAGCGCCTGGGCATCATGCGCGAAACCAACGATGGCTTTGTCATCGCCGAAAAAGACCTCGAACTGCGCGGCCCCGGTGAAATGCTCGGCACGCGGCAGACAGGCCTGCTTCAATTCAAGGTCGCCGACCTGATGCGCGACGCCGACCTGCTGCCCGCAGTACGCGACGCGGCCCAAGCCTTGCTCGAACGCTGGCCGGATCACGTGAGTCCGTTACTCGACCGCTGGCTGCGCCACGGGCAGCAATATGGACAAGTGTGA
- a CDS encoding aminoacyl-tRNA deacylase and HDOD domain-containing protein, with amino-acid sequence MTEAALAPATPHTPSVIRMLLDKLGIAYEEVLDHHGLNPARKVQAVLLDDAVGSLMVLFPQSQLLDLNRLTELTGRRLTAVSTERLIKMLGKHNLSLLPGIPALTSAPCLYEESLLREPKVLVNSGEPDVLLEISSEAFKSMLNKASAANFGEPLSSIRPNLDRPDDDREEITQAVQAFTARRIQQRLEATIEIPPLAETAQKIIKLRVDPNATIDDITGVVETDPALAAQVVSWAASPYYASPGKIRSVEDAIVRVLGFDLVINLALGLALGKTLSLPKDHPQHSTPYWQQSIYTAAVIEGLTRAMPRTQRPEAGLTYLAGLLHNFGYLLLAHVFPPHFSLICRHMEVNPHLCHSYIEQHLLGISREQIGSWLMRFWDMPEELATALRFQHDPLYDGAFAEYPNLVCLSVRLLRSRGIGSGPDEDIPDALLERLGLSREKANDVVSKVLEAEVLLRELASQFSQS; translated from the coding sequence ATGACCGAAGCTGCCCTTGCACCCGCTACCCCGCACACTCCGTCGGTCATTCGGATGCTGCTGGACAAGCTGGGCATCGCCTATGAAGAAGTGCTCGACCATCACGGATTGAATCCGGCGCGCAAGGTCCAGGCCGTACTGCTCGACGACGCTGTCGGCTCGCTGATGGTGCTGTTCCCGCAGAGCCAGTTGCTCGACCTCAACCGTTTGACCGAACTCACCGGCCGGCGCCTGACCGCCGTATCCACCGAGCGCCTGATCAAGATGCTCGGCAAGCACAACCTGAGCCTGCTGCCGGGCATTCCTGCCCTCACCAGCGCCCCATGCCTGTACGAAGAAAGCTTGCTGCGCGAGCCGAAAGTGCTGGTCAATTCGGGGGAGCCGGATGTGCTGCTGGAAATCTCCAGCGAAGCCTTCAAGTCCATGCTCAACAAGGCCAGCGCCGCCAATTTCGGTGAACCGCTGAGCAGCATTCGCCCGAACCTGGATCGCCCCGATGATGACCGCGAGGAAATCACCCAGGCTGTTCAGGCGTTCACCGCACGGCGTATCCAGCAACGCCTGGAAGCGACCATCGAAATTCCGCCCCTGGCCGAAACCGCGCAGAAGATCATCAAGCTGCGCGTCGACCCCAACGCGACCATCGACGACATCACCGGCGTGGTCGAAACCGACCCGGCCCTGGCCGCACAGGTGGTGAGCTGGGCAGCGTCGCCGTACTACGCCTCGCCGGGCAAGATCCGTTCGGTGGAGGACGCCATCGTGCGGGTCCTGGGTTTCGACCTGGTGATCAACCTGGCGCTGGGCCTGGCCCTGGGTAAAACCCTGAGCCTGCCCAAGGACCACCCGCAACACAGCACGCCGTACTGGCAGCAATCGATCTACACCGCCGCCGTCATCGAGGGCCTGACGCGCGCCATGCCGCGCACCCAGCGCCCGGAAGCCGGCCTGACCTACCTGGCAGGCCTGCTGCACAACTTCGGTTACCTGCTGCTGGCCCATGTGTTCCCGCCGCACTTCTCGCTGATCTGCCGGCATATGGAGGTCAATCCGCACCTGTGCCACAGCTATATCGAGCAGCATCTGCTGGGTATCAGCCGTGAACAGATCGGTTCGTGGCTGATGCGCTTCTGGGACATGCCCGAAGAACTGGCCACCGCGCTGCGTTTCCAGCACGACCCGCTTTACGACGGCGCTTTCGCCGAGTACCCGAACCTGGTGTGCCTGTCGGTACGCCTGCTGCGCAGCCGTGGCATCGGCTCGGGCCCGGACGAGGACATCCCCGACGCCCTGCTGGAACGCCTGGGCCTGAGCCGCGAAAAAGCCAACGACGTGGTCAGCAAGGTCCTCGAAGCCGAGGTGCTGTTGCGCGAACTGGCCTCGCAGTTCAGCCAATCCTAA
- a CDS encoding helicase: MKFRFLLWMLGLLMGKASRTNPAFQQQLGDKELVFQLQTLDGKVARHFRVKDQRITSKGGVHAEPAFAIAFKDAAYGFATMQAKNKQLAFMTGIQDKSIQIKGNPALVIWFQGLTKYLKPRKAKPKA; this comes from the coding sequence ATGAAATTTCGTTTTCTGCTGTGGATGCTGGGTTTGTTGATGGGCAAGGCCAGCCGGACCAACCCTGCGTTTCAGCAGCAGTTGGGTGACAAGGAATTGGTGTTCCAGCTGCAGACCCTGGACGGGAAGGTGGCACGACATTTCCGGGTGAAGGATCAGCGCATCACCAGCAAGGGCGGGGTACATGCCGAGCCTGCGTTTGCCATCGCCTTCAAGGATGCAGCCTACGGCTTTGCCACGATGCAGGCGAAGAACAAGCAGTTGGCGTTCATGACCGGGATTCAGGACAAGTCGATTCAGATCAAGGGCAACCCGGCGTTGGTGATCTGGTTCCAGGGGTTGACCAAGTATTTGAAGCCGAGGAAGGCCAAGCCAAAGGCTTGA
- a CDS encoding anti-virulence regulator CigR family protein gives MKMPKRLMTSLGVLMLSATPLLHASADQRDDHDHGGPQGHYEHYDDDHRGGQEHYHGGPPPRDFGPVRQTIHDHRDYFVRGAPPPPGIYVVRGRPLPHGYYGERLDNRALSRLPYYPGYEWRRAGSDIVLIAAGTGIVYEVLQGVLY, from the coding sequence ATGAAAATGCCGAAACGTCTGATGACCAGCCTGGGCGTGCTGATGCTCAGTGCGACGCCGTTGCTGCACGCCAGCGCCGATCAGCGCGACGATCATGACCACGGCGGCCCACAGGGGCATTACGAACACTACGATGACGATCACCGAGGTGGGCAGGAGCATTATCACGGTGGTCCGCCGCCACGGGACTTTGGCCCGGTCCGTCAGACCATTCACGATCATCGCGACTATTTCGTACGCGGCGCGCCTCCACCGCCTGGTATCTATGTAGTCCGCGGGCGACCACTGCCCCATGGTTACTACGGTGAGCGCCTGGATAATCGCGCCTTGAGTCGCCTGCCTTATTACCCAGGCTATGAATGGCGCCGTGCGGGCAGCGATATCGTGCTGATCGCGGCCGGCACCGGGATCGTTTATGAGGTATTGCAGGGCGTTCTGTATTGA
- the trpA gene encoding tryptophan synthase subunit alpha — MSRLQTRFAELKEQNRAALVTFVTAGDPGYDTSLAILKGLPAAGADVIELGMPFTDPMADGPAIQLANIRALGAKQNLAKTLQMVREFRKDNNETPLVLMGYFNPIHKYGVPRFIAEAKEAGVDGLIVVDMPPEHNGELCDPAQAAGLDFIRLTTPTTDDVRLPTVLNGSSGFVYYVSVAGVTGAGAATLEHVEEAVARLRRHTDLPISIGFGIRTPEQAANIARLADGVVVGSALIDQIAEAATPEQAVDGVLSLCSALADGVRKARVS, encoded by the coding sequence ATGAGCCGCCTGCAAACGCGTTTTGCCGAACTCAAGGAACAGAACCGCGCCGCCCTGGTGACCTTCGTCACCGCTGGCGACCCGGGCTACGACACCTCCCTGGCGATCCTCAAGGGCTTGCCGGCAGCGGGCGCCGACGTGATCGAGCTGGGCATGCCCTTCACCGACCCGATGGCTGACGGCCCGGCGATCCAGCTCGCCAACATCCGTGCGCTGGGCGCCAAGCAGAATCTGGCGAAAACCCTGCAAATGGTTCGCGAGTTCCGCAAGGACAACAATGAAACGCCGCTGGTGCTGATGGGTTACTTCAACCCGATCCACAAGTACGGCGTGCCACGTTTCATTGCTGAAGCAAAGGAAGCCGGTGTAGATGGCCTGATCGTGGTCGACATGCCGCCCGAGCACAACGGCGAGCTGTGTGACCCGGCCCAGGCCGCGGGCCTGGACTTCATCCGTCTGACCACCCCGACCACTGACGATGTGCGTCTGCCAACCGTGCTCAATGGCAGCTCCGGGTTTGTGTATTACGTGTCTGTGGCCGGTGTGACCGGTGCGGGAGCGGCGACACTGGAGCACGTCGAAGAAGCGGTGGCCCGTCTGCGTCGCCATACCGATCTGCCGATCAGCATCGGTTTCGGGATTCGCACACCGGAGCAGGCTGCGAACATCGCGCGTCTGGCCGATGGTGTGGTGGTGGGCTCCGCGCTGATCGATCAGATCGCCGAAGCAGCCACGCCAGAACAGGCTGTCGATGGCGTGTTGAGCCTGTGCTCGGCGCTCGCCGACGGCGTACGTAAGGCCCGTGTCAGCTGA
- the trpB gene encoding tryptophan synthase subunit beta, with protein MTQTNLRNGPDANGLFGAFGGRYVAETLMPLVLDLAREYEAAKEDPAFKEELAYFQRDYVGRPSPLYFAERLTEFCGGAKIYLKREELNHTGAHKINNCIGQILLARRMGKKRIIAETGAGMHGVATATVAARFGLECVIYMGTTDIERQQANVFRMKLLGATVIPVVAGTGTLKDAMNEALRDWVTNVDNTFYLIGTVAGPHPYPAMVRDFQAVIGKETRDQLQAQEGRLPDSLVACIGGGSNAMGLFHPFLDDKSVEIIGVEAAGYGIETGKHAASLNGGVPGVLHGNRTFLLQDEDGQIIDAHSISAGLDYPGIGPEHAWLHDIGRVQYTSVTDDEALAAFHQCCRLEGIIPALESAHALAEVFKRAPKLPKDHLMVVNLSGRGDKDMQTVMHHMEQSSQEKH; from the coding sequence ATGACCCAGACCAATCTGCGCAACGGCCCTGACGCCAACGGCCTGTTTGGCGCGTTCGGCGGCCGTTATGTCGCTGAAACCCTGATGCCACTGGTCCTCGATCTGGCCCGCGAATACGAAGCGGCCAAGGAAGATCCTGCCTTCAAGGAAGAATTGGCCTACTTCCAGCGCGACTATGTCGGTCGTCCAAGTCCGCTCTATTTCGCCGAACGCCTGACCGAATTCTGTGGCGGCGCGAAGATTTATCTCAAGCGTGAAGAGCTGAACCACACCGGCGCGCACAAGATCAACAACTGCATCGGCCAGATCCTGCTGGCGCGGCGCATGGGCAAGAAACGCATCATCGCCGAGACCGGCGCCGGCATGCACGGCGTGGCGACCGCCACCGTGGCCGCGCGCTTCGGTCTGGAATGCGTGATCTACATGGGCACCACCGACATCGAGCGCCAGCAGGCCAACGTGTTCCGCATGAAGCTGCTGGGCGCCACCGTGATTCCGGTCGTGGCCGGCACCGGCACCCTGAAGGATGCGATGAACGAAGCCCTGCGTGACTGGGTGACCAACGTCGACAACACCTTCTACCTGATCGGCACCGTGGCCGGTCCGCACCCTTATCCTGCGATGGTTCGCGACTTCCAGGCGGTCATCGGCAAGGAAACCCGTGACCAGCTGCAAGCCCAGGAAGGCCGTCTGCCGGACAGCCTGGTGGCTTGCATCGGCGGTGGTTCCAACGCCATGGGCCTGTTCCACCCGTTCCTTGATGACAAGAGCGTCGAGATCATCGGCGTTGAAGCGGCCGGCTACGGCATCGAAACCGGCAAGCACGCCGCCAGCCTCAACGGCGGCGTTCCGGGCGTGTTGCACGGTAACCGTACCTTCCTGTTGCAGGACGAAGATGGCCAGATCATCGACGCCCACTCCATTTCCGCCGGCCTGGACTATCCGGGCATCGGTCCGGAACACGCCTGGTTGCATGACATCGGTCGCGTTCAGTACACCTCGGTGACGGACGACGAAGCACTCGCCGCCTTCCACCAGTGCTGCCGCCTGGAAGGGATCATCCCGGCGCTGGAAAGCGCCCACGCCCTGGCTGAAGTGTTCAAGCGCGCACCGAAGCTGCCGAAGGATCACCTGATGGTGGTCAACCTGTCCGGGCGTGGCGACAAAGACATGCAGACCGTGATGCACCATATGGAACAATCCTCGCAGGAGAAACACTGA